The Pseudopipra pipra isolate bDixPip1 chromosome 8, bDixPip1.hap1, whole genome shotgun sequence sequence TAAATCTGcctgcctccccccccccccccccatccacCCCCAACACACAGCTCTACGGCTGGAAGACCAGAAGCACCCTAAGTCTCCAGAGAAAAGAATCAGCAATGCAGTAAACCCCACTAAAGTGACCACTTTCTGAAAATCAGCTGTATAGACATCTTTGTGGAGTTCTGTAATACCTGCTCTTCACTGAGCCCTCGTGCTCTTCTTACTCCTTTTCTTGCCCATACCGATCCTGAGCTATCTTTTGCAATTTTTTGCAAAAATGCTACTTTTGCAGGTAAGTGAGTGTGTTGTGATCCACTTTGGTCCCACGGCATATGCAGATAGAGAGGGCAATATGACACCTCCTGCAGGGAGATATCAGAGGGGAACTGGACTAGCAGGGAAAACATTAAATGATTTTATCACCCAAATAATGACGGTGTTTCGCCTGTGGCCACACACAGAGACCTTGGGGCACTTTGCAGACTGTTAGAGTACGAAAACAATACACAATTCAGCCAGAaatgggggaagggggaggaatACTATTAGGTCTTTCATTCTGCCTATCTGATCTACGACACAGATAGATCACGTTCAGGACTATAACAGTACACACAGAGATAGGCATACACAGCCTTTTCTTAGTCCTCAACCTTGCCCCATGGCCTATGTTTCTCCAGCAAAGTGGGCACAGCTTCTCAAAGCAGTGAATAGGCAAAGCAAGGGGGTTCTGCATGGACGGACAGGTcccaggaggcagcagaaagagCAGATCTCCAAAAAGCTGAAGTAAAAAGTGAGATCTGCTCACCTTGCTTGTCAGCACTGGCTGCCCTTGCTCCCTTCTCCCGGGTGCGTGAGacacctgcagctcctccccgTGGGACAGTTTGTTGACCGAGGCTGGATCAAGTGCACAAGTACAGGTCACTGCTTCTCCAAAATGCACCAAGCTCCATGTGTTTTCTGAGCTGCAAAGTGTCCTGTTAGCACTAGGGCCATGCCCTTTGCCGCAGGACTGGGCGATGTCCCCCAGAGCCCACCCGAATGCGCAGCACCCCACCGCCGGCCTGCCCCCAGGCtgactccagcagctcccaggggagAGGCACCGAGAGGGGCTCCCCATCACGCCGCGCCGGGAAGGGCAGACCGCGAAGGCCGAGCCCCGTCGAGGGGAGCACAGCGCCtcgcccccggcccggccctgcccgccgcCGCCTTCAGCACCATGGCCAGAGCTCGGTGCGGGCCGGGGCGCCGGGACCGCTCCGCGCATCGCTCTGTGCGCCCACCACCACCCAGCCCTCCCCGAGCCGGGGGTCTCCCCCACTCCAGCCCCGCTCCCGGGGAGGGGGATAGCGcggaggaaggggaaggggggaaggagggggcgCCCCGCGATTGCCGCCCCATCGGCGGGGCGGGAGGTGGAGGAGCGGCGGGACAAGACCCCCGGGATGCCGGACCCAGTCAGGTTTCACTCTCGCCTCTTTTATTGCTGTAGGGGAGGGGGCGGTTGTTGTTgaaggcggggggggggacacTGTTTGTGCGTGCGTCGTTGTTTCCAGTAAccaaatttcttttgttctacAAATTGCCTCAATAGCGTCTCTTTGCCGCGGGCAAACGGGCTCAGCGAAGAACAATTAGCATCACAATGGGCTTTTGGCCTCGCGGGCCGCTTTGTCTAGCGAcggccgccccgccggggcAGCGCAGAGAggggaggcggcccggccgtAAATCTACCAGCTACAAATTGAGTCCCGGCAGGAGAGGGCCAGGAAGGGCTCGGGGGATTCATGCGGTTTCTCTTCTCGCCGTGCCGTGGGAGGTAGTGCCTTTCCCACCTCTGAGCTTTTAAGAGGCCTGACGCAGCCCCCGCCTCCCCGCTCCAGCCCCCTCTCAGGGCTGCAGGTTCCGTCGGCTGCCCCCGATCCCGCGCCTGCCCTGGCTAAACTCACCCCCCGGCAGGATGAGGTCGGCCTGTGAAGACGCTGCCCCGGGCACCCGCACCGCTCCAGGCGTTGGAGCTCTGTGCCCCGGGGACGTGCTCCAAACAGCCTCGCAGCCGGGCACACCTCACCTGGAGGCGATGGGACAGGACCGGCCGCAGCCCTGTGGGAAAGGGCACCTGCAAAGAGAGGCCGGGTTTAAATCCGCACTGGGCCCCGACGGGCACACGCTGGAGTGTACACAGGCACGCagggccccgccgcgccgctcTCCATCGCCGCTGCTCCGGGCACACCGCCCAGGGCCCCGAGGAAGCCCCTGCAGGGCCggccctgccctccctggcGCGGGCTGCGCTCGATTGGGAAATCCCCAGAGAGCCCTCGGTGGAAAAAACACAGCGTTGCACAGGTCTGACCGCAACAggctttatttttcctcttcttcttcttcttcagaaaACCCAAAATACAGCCGCGGCTACGGACAGCTAGACCACCGCTGCTAAAAATACTCTTATatacaaaatacatatttgtcACGAAATATAATCAATAAATACCGATAGCGacaaattaatataatttacCGTTAACGAGTACAAAACCGTGATTTGTTTTTGTCCGCCCTCTCCCGCTGCGCTTTTCAGCCGagcgggacgggacggggcggggggAAGCGGGGCCACCGCCGCCCCCCGGCGCGCAGCGCGGggagcccccgccccgccggccctttGAAGGCCACAAGCGGGGGGACAGCGGCCAGGCGGGGGGCTCacaggaaggcagggaaggcggcggggccgcggcgcaGGGCGGCGGGCGGTGGCGCGGCGGGGCAGGGCGAGTCCCAGGGCCCGGGGGAAGCGGTGGCGGggggtggcggcggcggggtGGGCTCGGGCAGGCTCTGTTCGGCCAGACGGAGGCTCTGCGTGAGCGCCCAAATGTAGTTGTGGGCGAAGCGGAGCGTCTCGATCTTGGTGAGCTTGGCGTCGTCGGGGAAGGTGGGCAGGACGCTGCGGAGAGCGTCCAGGGCGGAGTTGAGGTGGTGCATGCGGTTCC is a genomic window containing:
- the NEUROG3 gene encoding neurogenin-3, which produces MAPQSDRSPDEGQPYFGGAEDPTPAAGGGSAGSRDASPARTALAPREAAARRKGKARRGRGKARNEGLLSKQKRSRRMKANDRERNRMHHLNSALDALRSVLPTFPDDAKLTKIETLRFAHNYIWALTQSLRLAEQSLPEPTPPPPPPATASPGPWDSPCPAAPPPAALRRGPAAFPAFL